The genomic window CGCTGCAACTCTTCATGGGCATCGGCATCGACCTGTACGGCGTGCGGCGCACCGTACTCACCGCCTTTCCGCTGGCGATGGTCGGCGCGCTCGTCGCGGCGATGTCGCACAGCTTTTTGCCGCTGGTGCTGGGCCAGGTACTCATCGGCATCGGCTGCGCGCCGGCGTTTCTGGTGTGCACGGTGTTCATCGCGCGCCAGTTTGCGGGCGAGCGCTTCGCGTCGGTATCGGGCACGGCGCTCGGTATCGGCTCGACCGGCCTGCTGCTCACAGGCACGCCGCTGGCCTGGCTCATCGAGCAGCAGTCGTGGCGCGCCGGCTTTCTGGCATTGGGTGCGATGTCGGCATTGGCCTGGCTCGCGATCTTCTTTCTCGTGCATGAACCCAAGGCCTCCACATCGTCCGATGGTGCACCGCCGCCGCCGCGGCTGTCAGTGCTGGCCGCCTTGAGGAGCTACGGTGAATTGTTCAGGCTGCCGCACACGATCGGCATCGTGGCACTGGCGAGCGTCACCTATGCCTCCTTTCTTTCGTTGCGCGGGCTGTGGCTCGGGCCTTTGCTGATCGAGCGCCACGGGCTGTCGCTGGTGCAAAGCGGCAACGTCGCCCTGGCCCTGTCGGTGGTCGGCATGTTCGGCGCGCCGCTGTTCGGCCGCATCGACCCTGGCCCGGCAAAGCGACGGCGCTGGATCATCGGCTTCACCTTGCTGAGCGCGGCGATCTTCGCGGCCATGGCCTTCAACCTCGGCGCCACGTTCGACGTGTGTGCATCGGTGCTGGTCGGCGTGGTGTCGGGCTACATCGTGCTGGAGTACCCGGACGTGAAAGCCGCCTACCCGGCCAGCATGACGGGCCGCGCGATGGCCGTCTTCACGATGGCGATGTTCCTCGGCGTGGCGGTGATGCAATGGCTGACCGGCCTCGTCGCATCGGCGGCGACGGCGCACGGCACCGACCCATTTCTGGCGGTATTGCTGACCATCGCGATGATGCTGTTGCTGGGCGCCGCCGCCTTCAAGTGGTTGCCGCAGCCCGGATCAGTGGACAGCGCAGCCTTGACTCGCTGACCTCAGGGCTTTCGACCGAGCGGCTTGCTCAGAAAACGCGAACCCTTTTCGCCGAAACGCCACGGCGTGTCGATCGCCTTCGAGATGCCGATGCGCAGACCGGCATCGACCACTGCGTCGGGCTCGCCATCGGGCGGCGCGATCAGCAAGAACGGTGGTGCGTCGAGCGGCTTGCCGTTAAAGCCGTCGTCGATGCCCAATGCCTGCGCCAAGCGGCCCGGCCCGGCGCACAGCAGCCGCGCCTCGTCGAGCCCGCGTCGCTCACGCATTCGGTCGAGCCCCATGGTCGGTTCGATCGCGCGAATCAGCACCGCGGCGCCATGCCCTTTTTCGCGGCACACGAAGTTGAGGCACCAGTGAATGCCGTACGAGCGATACACGTAGGCTCGACCCGGTGAACCGAACATCGAGGCATTGCGCGAGGTCGGTCCGCTGAAGCTGTGCGAGGCCGGGTCGTCCCGGTCGTAGGCCTCGGTTTCGACGATGCGCCCGCCCACGCCGTCGACCAGCAAAGTGAGGCCGATGAGGTGCCGCGCGACCTCATCGGAGGATGCGTTGAAATCGATGACGGACGGTGATCGAGATGGCATGGCGGAACCTTGACTCAGGCTACACCAGCCCTTCGACCGTCGCCTGCAGCTGCTGCGAAAAACCTTTGAGCTTCGGCGTGTCCAACGCGTAGGCCAGCGTCGTGGCACCGACCAGCATCATCACCAGCGTCTTGCCGGGTTCGCCGGCAGCCACTGCCAACGCGGTGGCGTCTACCGGTCGCAAGCTCAGCGTGCCGTCGCTCTCGAAGTGCTGCGGCAATCGCTGGATGTGGCCGGCGGCCCAAGAGACCTTCGACAGCAGGTGAATCATCTTGCCGATGTCGGCGACCAAAGCCTCGATCGGCACGGGGCCTTCGAGCGTGTCGATGGTGAGATTGAACTTCAGCCCGTCATCGTGAAGCGATGCATTGCTGAAGCCGGCGAACGTGCGGTGATCCGTGACCATGGTCCTGGCGTTCAGTGCGCTCGGCGCGACGACACCAAGTTGTCGGTGGGCTCCAGCGACCAGTTGGCCATCGCCATGTCGGCCTCACGCGCTCGCACTTCGTCGATTCGGCGCGCAGTGAGCTGCGCCGACATCTCGAGCTTTTTCAGATCGCGCTGCGTCAACTCTTCGTTCACCGCAAAGCTGAAGCAGCACAGCGTGCCGTAGATGCGTCCGTCGCTCAGCACCACCGGCACGCTCATAAAACTTCCGAGCGGAAACGGCACCTTCGGCAAGTCTTTTGCGCCGGCGTAGTTGGGAAAGTCCTTGATCATGTTGGGCATCCGGCCGTCGACCACGCGCTGGCAGAAGGTCGACTCCAGCGGATGCGACTGACCTTCTTCGAACATGCGCTTGTCGGCATCGGCCTCGATGCGGCGGAACACACGCCGGCCATCGACGAACTCCGAGACGAACACGACGTCCATGTCGAGCTTCTCTCGCAGCAACTTGAGCACCTCCGACACGGCGCTGCTCACCAGCGGATCGCCACCTTCGGAGGTGGCAACGAGCAATTCGGAAACCCTCACCTCGAAGGCATCGGGCGCGTAGTCGGATGGATGGAGTGCGTACATAGGCTTGCGCTCGATGGTGCCGAACCTGAACGCATGCAATCGCTCGATGTGAGGCTGAATCGCATGTCGATTTCACAGATTCGCCCGAGTCGACTATCACGCTGTAAGCCTTTTTCATTCAGCGCTTGCACAAACGCCGAACTGCGTTGTCAAGTAAGTCACGGCAGCCCCGAACGCGGGGTCAGAGGCATGTTCAAGCGCCGCGGCGCTGGGCATGATGCTTTGCGAACAAATGTCATTTTTCCCCGGCGCCACCAGCAGACCTCACCTCATGTCCACCCTGATTCCTGCCCTGAACACCTGCGTGTCGCGCATGACGACAGGCGAGCGGCGTCTTGCTGAAAGGCTCGAGCAAAAGCTCGGCAGCAACTACCTCGTCTGGTACGACGTGCCGGTCGGCCCGAAGCGGCTGCACCCCGACTTCATCGTGCTGCATCCGCGCCGCGGCCTGCTGGTGCTGGAGGTCAAAGACTGGAAGCTCGACGACATCCGCCAGGCCGGCAAGCTGAGCTTCGAGGTGGCGCCCGAAGGCGTGCCGCGCAGCGTCATCAATCCGCTGGAGCAGGCGCGCCAGTACGCGCACCAGATGGTGGCGGCCCTCACGCAAGACCCGCAGCTGGTTCAGGACGAAGGCAAATGGCGGGGCATGCTGAGCTTTCCGTGGAGCTATGGCCTGGTGCTGACGCACATCACGCGGCGCCAGTTCGTCACGGCCGAGCTCGACTGCGTGATCGATTCGCAGCGCGTCATCTGCAGCGACGAAATGACCGAGACCGTCGACCCGCAAACACTCAAGAGCCGGTTGTGGAACATGTTCCCGGCGCTGATGCACGGCATGCTGTCGATCCCCAACATCGATCGCGTGCGCTGGATTCTTTTCCCTGAAGTGCGTGTGGACGCCGATGCCGACATGCAGGTCAGCCTGGACATCCCGCTCGACCTGCCCGACACGATGACCGTGCTCGACATTCAGCAGGAGCGGCTGTCCCGTAGCCTCGGCGACGGCCACCGTGTGATCCACGGCGTGGCGGGCTCCGGCAAAACGCTGATCCTCGCGCGCCGCGCCGTGCAACTGGCCAAGCGCGTCACCACCAAGCCGGTACTCGTGCTTTGCTACAACGAGCCATTGGCGGTGCAGCTCGCGTCGGTCATCGCGAGCAAGGGGCTCGCCGGCAAGGTGCATGTGCGCCACTTTCACAAGTGGTGCCGGGAGCAACTCGTCAGCTACGGGCAAGCGCTGCCGGTGTCGACGGAAACTGAAAAGCTGAGCACCGCCAAGCTGATGGAAGCCTTCGTGCAGCGGCTCGTTCGCGCGGTCGACAAGAAGCAGGTGCCGTCGGGGCAGTACATGGCAGTGCTCATCGACGAAGGCCATGACTTCAAGCACGAGTGGTTGAAGCTGGTGGTGCAAATGGTCGACCCCGACACCAACAGTTTGCTTTTGCTGTACGACGACGCGCAGAGCATCTACGAAAGGCACCGCACTCGCAAGTTCAGCTTCAGGAGCGTCGGCATCCATGCGCAAGGGCGCACATCGATGCTCAAAGTCAACTACCGCAACACGAAGCAGATTCTCGACACCGCGAGCCGCATCGCCGGCACGTTATTGATGGCAGACAAGTCAGACAACGGCAGCGGTGACGAAGACGACGGCATCCCGTTGCTGCATCCGGTGAGCAGTGGCCGCGTCGGCCAAGAGCCGACCGTCGTCCGCATGCCCAACCTGCAGGCCGAGGCCTTGAAGATTGCCGAGCTGTTGAGTGCCGCCCACTTCGAGGGCCACGCCTGGGGCGACATGGCCGTGATCTGCCGCCATCACACGGTGATGGACGAATGCGCCAAGGTGCTGGAAGAGCGGATGCTGCCGCACCAGGTGCGCAAAGGACTCGGCACCTTCGACCCGGAGGCAGACACGATCAAGGTGATGTCGATGCACGCGAGCAAGGGGCTTGAATTTGGCGTCGTGGCGTTGATGGGCGTGGAAGAAGTCGTCGGCAATGCGGTCGCCGACCCGGACGAGGCGCGACTCTTTTATGTAGCTGCGACGCGGGCGAGGAGCAAGCTGCTGATCACCGCGAGCAACTCGAAGCCGGCGCAACCGGTTGCGGCTTGAGCAGACGCAATCTCCAGTAATGGAGAAAATGGCGTCATGCAAATCCAAAAAGACACCGTCGTCACCCTCCTCTACAAAGTCTTCGACGCCAAGGGGAAGCTCATCGAAGAAAGCAAAGACCCGATGGTCTATCTGCATGGCGGCTACGACAACACGCTGCCCAAGATCGAAGAGGCGCTCGATGGCAAGGAGCCCGGCTACCAGGCCGTGCTGCAGCTGCAACCCGAAGACGCCTTCGGTATGCGCGATGAGACGCTGACACAAGCCATCCCCAAGAGCGAATTTCCGCCGGGCGTGAAAGTCGGCGGCAAGCTGTCGGGCCGCACAGAAGATGGCACCGAGCACGTCTTCACAGTCAT from Variovorax sp. PAMC28562 includes these protein-coding regions:
- a CDS encoding GAF domain-containing protein; this encodes MYALHPSDYAPDAFEVRVSELLVATSEGGDPLVSSAVSEVLKLLREKLDMDVVFVSEFVDGRRVFRRIEADADKRMFEEGQSHPLESTFCQRVVDGRMPNMIKDFPNYAGAKDLPKVPFPLGSFMSVPVVLSDGRIYGTLCCFSFAVNEELTQRDLKKLEMSAQLTARRIDEVRAREADMAMANWSLEPTDNLVSSRRAH
- a CDS encoding DNA-3-methyladenine glycosylase, whose protein sequence is MPSRSPSVIDFNASSDEVARHLIGLTLLVDGVGGRIVETEAYDRDDPASHSFSGPTSRNASMFGSPGRAYVYRSYGIHWCLNFVCREKGHGAAVLIRAIEPTMGLDRMRERRGLDEARLLCAGPGRLAQALGIDDGFNGKPLDAPPFLLIAPPDGEPDAVVDAGLRIGISKAIDTPWRFGEKGSRFLSKPLGRKP
- a CDS encoding peptidylprolyl isomerase codes for the protein MQIQKDTVVTLLYKVFDAKGKLIEESKDPMVYLHGGYDNTLPKIEEALDGKEPGYQAVLQLQPEDAFGMRDETLTQAIPKSEFPPGVKVGGKLSGRTEDGTEHVFTVMKVKGDKVLLDGNHPLAGMEVRFNLKVMEVRAALPVEIEHRHVHGAHGHHH
- a CDS encoding DEAD/DEAH box helicase, whose translation is MSTLIPALNTCVSRMTTGERRLAERLEQKLGSNYLVWYDVPVGPKRLHPDFIVLHPRRGLLVLEVKDWKLDDIRQAGKLSFEVAPEGVPRSVINPLEQARQYAHQMVAALTQDPQLVQDEGKWRGMLSFPWSYGLVLTHITRRQFVTAELDCVIDSQRVICSDEMTETVDPQTLKSRLWNMFPALMHGMLSIPNIDRVRWILFPEVRVDADADMQVSLDIPLDLPDTMTVLDIQQERLSRSLGDGHRVIHGVAGSGKTLILARRAVQLAKRVTTKPVLVLCYNEPLAVQLASVIASKGLAGKVHVRHFHKWCREQLVSYGQALPVSTETEKLSTAKLMEAFVQRLVRAVDKKQVPSGQYMAVLIDEGHDFKHEWLKLVVQMVDPDTNSLLLLYDDAQSIYERHRTRKFSFRSVGIHAQGRTSMLKVNYRNTKQILDTASRIAGTLLMADKSDNGSGDEDDGIPLLHPVSSGRVGQEPTVVRMPNLQAEALKIAELLSAAHFEGHAWGDMAVICRHHTVMDECAKVLEERMLPHQVRKGLGTFDPEADTIKVMSMHASKGLEFGVVALMGVEEVVGNAVADPDEARLFYVAATRARSKLLITASNSKPAQPVAA
- a CDS encoding MFS transporter; its protein translation is MTSSAALSHNKTTSPWIMLMALTTAFGLSQSFRTIAAIMAPPLQKEFGLSAQALGLFAGSFHFAFGALQLFMGIGIDLYGVRRTVLTAFPLAMVGALVAAMSHSFLPLVLGQVLIGIGCAPAFLVCTVFIARQFAGERFASVSGTALGIGSTGLLLTGTPLAWLIEQQSWRAGFLALGAMSALAWLAIFFLVHEPKASTSSDGAPPPPRLSVLAALRSYGELFRLPHTIGIVALASVTYASFLSLRGLWLGPLLIERHGLSLVQSGNVALALSVVGMFGAPLFGRIDPGPAKRRRWIIGFTLLSAAIFAAMAFNLGATFDVCASVLVGVVSGYIVLEYPDVKAAYPASMTGRAMAVFTMAMFLGVAVMQWLTGLVASAATAHGTDPFLAVLLTIAMMLLLGAAAFKWLPQPGSVDSAALTR